In Ipomoea triloba cultivar NCNSP0323 chromosome 7, ASM357664v1, a single genomic region encodes these proteins:
- the LOC116024744 gene encoding uncharacterized protein LOC116024744: MPLYDCMLLLKPNIVKEALIDLVAKVGKHVYTRNGVLTDVKSFGTVQLGYGIKKLDGRYYQGTLMQMTMMTPPSFNSELHYLNKEDRLLRWLLVKHRDIKPGLEYFGEKDSNLSIKVYQVMGDDKDDESDQDSDTADEM; the protein is encoded by the exons ATGCCTCTTTATGACTGCATGCTTTTGTTGAAACCCAATATAGTGAAGGAGGCGTTGATCGACTTGGTTGCTAAGGTGGGGAAGCATGTTTACACTAGAAATGGAGTACTCACAGATGTAAAATCTTTTGGAACTGTTCAGCTGGGCTATGGTATTAAGAAACTCGATGGCAGATATTATcag GGGACACTGATGCAAATGACAATGATGACGCCTCCTAGCTTCAACAGTGAGCTGCATTACCTCAACAAGGAAGACCGTTTGCTCCGCTGGCTGTTGGTCAAGCACCGAGACATCAAGCCCGGGTTGGAatattttggagaaaaagaTTCTAATTTATCTATCAAAGTGTATCAAGTTATGGGTGATGATAAAGACGACGAAAGTGATCAAGACTCTGACACAGCTGATGAAATGTAA